The DNA window GAGCCCCCGAGAGCGGCAGGGAACGCAGGCGTGTGAGGGCTGGCTGAGCCCCTGAGGCGGCAGGTTGTGAGGGCTGCTGAGCCCCGAGAgcggcagggacaggcagggttGTGAGGGGCTGGCTGAGCCCCCGAGAgcggcaggggcaggcaggcgGTGTGAGGGGCTGGCTGAACCCCCTGAGGGCGGCAGGGTTGTGAGGGGCTGGCTGAGCCCCCGAGGgcggcaggggcaggcagggttGTGAGGGGCTGGCTGAGCCCCCGAGAgcggcaggggcaggcagggttGTGAGGGGCTGGCTGAGCCCCCGAGAGcggcagggccaggcaggcaCTATGGGGGGCTGGCTGAGCCCGCTCACGCTGTGCCTGGCCCCGCTGCAGCGCCGCGCTGGGAGCCGCAGCCCCTGAGCTACCAGGAGCTGCAGTCGGAGAGGAGCGAGGTTCCCGTGTCCCGGCTGCTGGAGGAGACGGCGCTCGCCCGCCCGGGCAAGGAGGACTCAGGTACGGGCACCGGaccggccccgcgccccgccgctGCCGAGGGGCTGGCGGTGACCGCTCCGTGTCCCGTCGTGTCCCCGAGCAGGCTGCGgccagctgctgtgggtggggGAGCCCGTGGTGTTCGGCCGGGCGGACTCCATCGCGGGCAAGTACGGCGTGTGGATGAAGGACCCCGAGCCCGTGCCGCCCTTCACCCGCGACAACACGTGGCGTGTGGACACCGTGGGCACCGAGGTGCGCCAGCTCTTCCAGTACGAGGAGGCCGAGCAGCTGGCCCGGGGCTACCCCGCCAAGGTGCACATCCTGCCGCGGCCCCTGGAGAGCACGGGGGCCGTCATCTACCGCGGCGGGCTCTTCTTCCAGCCCCGCCAGTCCCGCTCCGTGGCCCGCTACGACCTGCGGGGCGAGAGCATCACGGCCGAGAGGGAGATCCCCGGCGCCGGCTACCACGGGCAGTACCCCTACTCCTGGGGGGGCTACACCGACATCGACCTGGCTGTGGATGAGACGGGGCTCTGGGTCATCTACAGCACCGACAAGGCCCGGGGAGCCATCGTCCTCTCCAAGCTGGACCCCGAGACGCTGGAGATCCGTCGGACCTGGGAGACCAACATCCGCAAGCGGGGGGTGGCCAACTCCTTCCTCATCTGCGGCACCCTCTACACCGTCAGCAGCTACTCTGCGCCCAACGCCACCATCAACTTCGCCTACGACACCGCCACGGGCACCAGCcgtgccctcagcatccccttCGAGAACCGCTTCCGCTACCTCAGCATGCTGGACTACAACCCTGCCGAGCGGCAGCTCTTCGCCTGGGACAGCTTCAACATGGTCACCTACCCCGTCCGCCTGTCGCGGCCGTGAGCCCGGGCTGGCGGTGCGCCGGCTCAGCCCCCGGGGGCTCGGTGCGTGCCTTGGCACCCCGCTtccctccccctgtcccccgGGAGCGCCGCCTCCCGCAGCCTCGGGGTGCTGCCCCGCCACATCGCGTTgtgcagcagagagagagaggaggcgctcactgctccagagccagggaagcGCCTCTCAGCAGCCTCGGTGGGGTCCGGATGGGTCCccgcagtgcccagccctgagctgctgcagcacctccctgaGCACCCAGCCTGGCCGTGAATGTGGAGCACGGAGGGCTCAGGCATGgggagggctgtgcaggaggatcCTGCCTTAAAATAAACGCGTTTCCCTAGCTGTGAGCAGCGAGCCCCTCTGCGGGGCAGGGTTTGTTGTTtccaggctccagccctgcagagatcCCACAGCCTCCGCTGGCATCCCACACTCCCAGTGCCCAAGGGCATCCTGGAGCTCAGCCACCTCCAGAACTCATCGAGTGGgctcaaaagcagcagaaaacacagacacacatggcACAAGCCTTGTTTTATTGAGGAGAGCAGgggtgagcagtgctggcagagcaccTGCAGCCGGGCGGCCTCTCGgtcccagcccttccagcctTGTGCTTCAGCTTTGCAGCcctcccaggccagcagctctccccagccagcccaagcCACGCTGTTTTATCTGTTTATTGTAGAAAGCTTCTAGGAGGAAGCTTCTTTCCCATTCTGgcacctggggcagcagcaaCCACATTCCCCAGGGGCTGCATGGGGTCCTGGCCCAATAAACACtgcccagcacctctgctgcctCACACCTTGTTTTTCCAAGGCTGTTTCCCAAGGAGTGTGGTGGGCTGGTGCCACTCTTGGTGCACCTACAGGCAGGAAAATGCCACAGtttgggaggcagctcctgacAGCAACACACCAGTTATTGGAGCAGTGGAAAAGGGCAGAGAACACAGTGGGACACTTGTGATGATCAGGGAGATGCTTCACCCCTCTGCTGTCCTGACTCTTTTCTTAAGTGTAGCAGCACTGTATGTTTGCATATCACAATGAAGCATTTGGTTTATCCATCATCCCCAggctttattttggaaaaaatacgAGCTGGTTGTAAAAAGTGAGCTGATACATGTGAGGAATGTTTGGGAAGCTGCAGGggggagcccagcacagagggaggagGCTGAAAGACCCaatcctgctcctgggcaggaATCTCACCTGAGCCAGGGCCAGGAACACATcagccctgtcactgtcacacgcagagctgggagagccgAGCAGGcggcaggcagggccagcagtgcccagcaaaGCTGGCACCAAGGGTGGGGAAAGGCATttctgtgccagagcagggcgggatgaagggcagggctggagcagagccccggcagcggcagcagcgccTCGCTGGGCCCAGACACCGAGGGCAGACACCGAGGGCAGACAGCTCCGCCCCAAGCCGCGGCCAGTGCATCTCTTAATTGCCTGAGAAAATAAAGGAGGACAAGCCAATGTACACAGGATTTCCAgaaagctgggctgcagctgaacaGCGCTGAATACACTGCTTTACTTAACAGGCTTTGGGAAAAcaagccctgcctgcccacatcCCAGCAAGAAAGCAGCCTGAGCCCAGGGGGTTGCTGGATCTGGCCCCAGTCACATTTAAACCCCTCTGGCTCTCACCCTGCAGAATAGTTATGACCTTTTCACAGCCTCAACAttattagggggaaaaaaaaaattgaattccCCAAACAAAATTGTTTCCTAATTTCTGTGAGGTTCAGCACAATTATTTCTGATGACCAGAGTCCTAGAAAAGAGATTACAAGCCAAATCCcactcaaattaaaaaaaagcaagagcTACTCCAGTGTAAATAGCCAGGAGCAAAGTTATCTGATTAAATGTCATAAAATATTCAATCAAGCGGGGTCAATGACTGAAAGCTCCACCTGGCCTCAAGGCAGCTGgcgtggtttggggttttggagagGCA is part of the Zonotrichia leucophrys gambelii isolate GWCS_2022_RI chromosome 8, RI_Zleu_2.0, whole genome shotgun sequence genome and encodes:
- the MYOC gene encoding myocilin, translated to MLGVWLLLWGSVALGGRADTAFLRRAHDSSGRCTYSFTVASPVEAACPEAAGGVPELRAELAALAARLSRLESRERGAGGSGPRGAEPGGARDSQQASGLEAAYGELLRAKSRLEEEKGRLEREKEELGRRLESSAQEITRLRAARCPPGREGPGRDTLRAPAKAPRWEPQPLSYQELQSERSEVPVSRLLEETALARPGKEDSGCGQLLWVGEPVVFGRADSIAGKYGVWMKDPEPVPPFTRDNTWRVDTVGTEVRQLFQYEEAEQLARGYPAKVHILPRPLESTGAVIYRGGLFFQPRQSRSVARYDLRGESITAEREIPGAGYHGQYPYSWGGYTDIDLAVDETGLWVIYSTDKARGAIVLSKLDPETLEIRRTWETNIRKRGVANSFLICGTLYTVSSYSAPNATINFAYDTATGTSRALSIPFENRFRYLSMLDYNPAERQLFAWDSFNMVTYPVRLSRP